Genomic window (Canis lupus dingo isolate Sandy chromosome 6, ASM325472v2, whole genome shotgun sequence):
GTAGCTTCACGAGTCCGAACGTGCCCGCGAGCGGTTCCCCTTCTCGGCGCCACACGGCCCCAACACCGCCAGCCTGTCCGGCGCGAAGGCAACCGCCGAGTACTCCCCAGAGCCTCAGGAGCCCAGGTGACCGCCGCGAAAATTCCCAACACTAAGTGGGGCCCCACCACAGCCCCGCTACGCCagattcccctcccccacccaccaacCCGAGCCGAGCCGATCCGCCTTCCAGCCGCGCGTCGCTCGTCTTCCGCGCCTGCGCGGAAGCTCGCCGTTGCGCGCGCCAAAACCCACGCCCCGCGCGCTGGACCACGCCCTCTGAGGCTCCGCCCTGTCCCCCGGATCCCACCCTCTGTTCGCAGGACCCCGAACCCAAATGATTCTGCAGCAACCCCTGGAACGAGGCCCCCCGGGCCGGGCCCAGCGAGACCCACGGGCCGCGTCGGGGACGCCCCGAGCCCAGGACGTGAGGTGTGTGTAGGGGCACCGGGTGGGCCTGGCTCAGGGACCCAGGAGCTTTGGCAGGGGGCTCAGGGCTGGTCTGCGAGATGACAGGCGGTGGGGCAAGTCGGCAAGGCTTGGGCATAAGCCGAGACTGGGCTGAGAGTTCCAAGGCAGGCTGCTGGCAGGCCTGGGAGAGGGAGGTGACTAGGTGTCAACTGAGACGAATGGCCTGGGGGCTTCTCGGCTTAGAACTGCAGGCACTGGAGAGCAGATCCTGGGGATGGGGCCAAGAGGGTGGGGTGCacctggatttcttttcttcccagctCCCCTCTCCGAGGAGCTGTGCCCATGAGCACCAAGCGGCGCCTGGAGGAGGAGCAGTgagtttgggggcagggagggactcCCAACAAGACCTCTGTCACCTTAGGTCCCCATCAGACTGTCACCCATGTGAATATCCCAGCCTGCCtgtcttccttcctgtctctccccAGGGAGCCCTTGCGCAAACAGTTTCTTTCTGAAGAGAACATGGCCACCCACTTCTCTCGACTCAGCCTGCACAATGACCACCCTTACTGCAGCCCCCCCATGGTATTCCCCCCATCTCTGCCCCCACTCAGGTAGGCACCATCCACTGACCACCGCCTGGGCCTTCTGGAGGATCACACCCGATCTTTGGAGCTAATGTCTAGGCCCTGCCTCATCCTGCTATTTTTAGCTTCTAGCCAACCTCTGTTGTTTCCCCTCTTGGCTCCTTGGAAGGTGCTGGCAGCCCAAAAGCTCTTAGGGACCTGGACCTGGTGGGAGGTGGCTCTTCCAGGCCAGCCTCAGCCCCATGCTGTTACTTCCTTTAACAGGAGCCCGTGCTCTGAGCTGCTTCTCTGGCGCTACCCTGGGAACCTGATCCCTGAGGCCCTCCGGCTGCTGAGGCTAGGGGACTCCCCTACCCCTCACTACCCTGCAACCCAAACTGGGGAGATGATGGAGCTCTGAGTGCTGGTGGACAGAAATactgcccaccctccctccccacaacaGAGAAGACCAGCATTCCCACTAAGGGATCAGCTGTTCCGTATATTCTCCAGACCAGGCCTCTGGGCCCCAGGACCTACCCTCAACAGAGGAGGACACTGAATCCCACagagccctggggtgggaggggcagaagggacagGAGCATGAGAAGGGgagcactcccccccccccctagAAACTGAATAAAGATTGCTGAGCAAATAAAGGCTTCAGTCTGGAACCctggggcctttgggaaggaaggtgggaaagCTGGAGTGCTGATGGTTGGGGTTTCTCAAAATCTTCCCTGGAAAAAACGGTCAGGGCCTGGCCAGGTCCTGGCAGGCTGGGCTCAGGCATTGAGAATGTGTGAGTCAGAgcctcacccccgcccccgcggctGACTCACTCCTCCCTCCAGCTCTGGGAAGTCGGGCTGGGGATCATGCCACGCTCCGAACCATTTAAAGTTAAAGattcttttattaataaattctccctcccctccaaactctctccccaaaataaatatttccccccctttgggggttgggggggacagTGTCTTAGGGCCAGCCCCCCTAGAGGGCCAGCCCCCTAGTGTTAGCAACAGGTCCCTAACCCCCCAGACAGAGACCCCAGGGTGGAATTTCAGCACATCTGAGTGGGTGGGGCCTGGTGTTGTCTGGCCCTCAGGTCAGCCTGGCCCTGAGGCCATGGGAGCAGAGGGACCCTTTGTGCAAATGCTGCAGTTCCTTAGTGTCAGCTGTCTGGTGAACCAGGTGGTCTCCTTTCCTGTCCTAGAGCCAGAGACAGGGCAGTCAGACACCTTGGAAGCCTCCTCTGAAGCCTGGGCCGAGGCCTCAGAGAGGTGATTCACCAGTCCCCCATCTCCACACCCCTGTGGTTGGAAGAGTCTGGCTCTGTTACTGGGGTGAGGGGGCTGGCtccagaatgaatgaatcaattaatCAATGAATGATGAGTGGGTGGGGCCTGGTGCTGGCAAGGGCTCTCACTGTCACTGGATCAGTGCGACGCCAGGACAGCCCTCACCGCCGGTCTCCTCGATGGGGGCTGCAAGATAAGAAGAGAGGTGGTCAAGAGCAGGGGCGATGTTGAGGAAtgacggggggtggggtgggctggcaCACTTACTGGTAAACTTCTCTCTCCTGCGGCACCGTCTCCAGACCAAGAAGCCAGAAAGCAGTCCCAGCACGAGGGCGAGGCTCAGAGCACCCCCCAAGATGGGCcacagcagagggaaggaggctggAGGGGCCGCAGCgcctgggggcggggctccgAGTTAGACCTCGCCCCTATCGGTACCGGCCCCGCCCCCCCTTGAGCCCCAAGCCTTTCCCCGCCGCGGCTCCCGCCCGGATtcgctccccaccccaccccgcctcccaccccccttcccGATTAACCCCCCAGATCTGAAGCCCACTGTTCCCCGTCCACCCTCCGCTCCCATCTGCGGCCCGCCTGCCCCGGACCCGCCCCCACTCACAGCCCAGGCAGAAGTCGCTGTGCGGTCGCGCCGGGCACGACGCGCAGTCCATGCACTTGTCGAGGTCCGCGCTCCAGGAGCTGCCGCGAGAGCAGGGGGTggtgcctggggagggggccgcgggTCAGAGCTGGGGCGGGGCACGGCTATTCTGGGGGCTGAGGTCAGGGTCGGCCGGCTCGAATAACGTGAGTCACCGGCGCTCTCCCCGCGCATTCCTCACAGGTGACCGCACGGCCCGACCGGGACTCGGCAGCGCAGGGGAGAGGGGGGCCCAGCGCGAGACGCTGTGGGGGGGCGGTCAGGTCCCCGCACACACCCCCCCGCAGCCGGCGGGTGACTCACTCCTGGGCACCGGGCCCGACCCCGGTCCCTCCCCCCGCATAGCTGGGCACTGAAGTCACCGGATGGAAGGGGGCACCCCACATGGTATAGGGGGTACAGACCCCCGTGCTCTTCGACCCCTGGGGCTACACAGATCAGGCACTGAACAGGCTGGGGGCGTGCTCTCTCACCCAACGAGACGTGCCGCCCTCAAACTTTCTCCCGCTACTTCCGAGTCTGGACTTAGGACAGAAgccgcccccacccacctctgaacaggggggaaactgaggccaggactGCGGATGAAGTCCGGAGCAGGATGAGCCTCTCCTGGCCGGGGAGGCGGTGTCTGAAGACCGCCCAAGCCCGGATCCGCATGTCCGCCCAGTTCGCCCCAGTTCAGTCCAGTTCTCCGGCTCCCTGGCCCCGCGGCCTCccgcccggcccgggccccgcgccccgcgccccgcggtcCGCACCCCGCGGCCCGCGTACCTGGCACTCGCTCCCCGGCGGCCGCGCCCAGCAGGGCCAGCCCGAGCCCCAGCACCAGGAGCCGCGGTAGCGGACGCAGCGGGCCCAGAACCATGGTGCGCGTCCGGCGGCCGCGGCCGTCTGAACCCGCGGCGCGCGGGCCGGGACGGACAGCGgccgccccgcctccgcccccgccTTCCGGGGCGGCGCCCTCCCTCGGCCCGCCCGGCGCCCGGCTCCTggacgccccgccccgcccggcagGCCCGCTGCGTTCAGGCATTCGCTCAACAAACGCTAGCGCGGTGCGCCAGCGGCTGGGACCCCGCAGGTCcgcaggccctgccctgccctgtggaTGCTGAAGTCCGGGaagttgcggggggggggggggggggggctcgggaaTCAGACACGAAGCACCCGCCTCAACGATAACTGCAGCTTTCTTAGGGGCCCCGGGATATGATAACAACataaccaataataataataaggtctTTAATTTCTACCTTAGGACATAGCTACACAGTAAAATGTGGGCTTGCTGTCTCCAATTTTGCCGAGTATGAAGCTGAAGCTTGGGCGGGTTAGGTGAGTTCCCGGGGTCCCCACTAGGAAGTAGCAGAGTCCGGAGCCAGCTCCGTCTGGCTCCAAGCCCCGGGCCCTGGGCCCTGAGCTCCTGCGGGCCCGGCCTCAGCCTGCTGAGGTCCCCGAGCCCGGGCCACAGGCaggcggggcgggcccgggctCCAGCGACCCCAGCTGAAGAGGTTGGGATTCGCGCGCCCGCGGTCCGGAATggggtctctgcccctccccggggCGGTGGTCCAGTGACGTCACTGCCTCTTTAAGACCCCCGCCTCCGCCCGGGCCACACACTCGGCGGCTCCTACGAATCCCGGTGGGCCTCTTCGCAGGTgagcctgggggtgaggggaagaggcGGACTCCGCGAGGAGTGGGGTGCAGGGGGCGTGGCGGCGTGGGTGGGGGTGCGTGCAGAGAACCTAGACTAACCTGGTGGCGGACACCGGGCACAGCCCCCGGGCGGGGTCTGCCTGGAGCTGCGGAGCTCCTCAGGTCCTTCTGCAGCCACGGAAGGGTTAAACGCCCCTCCCCCCCGGACAAAGGCACCGAAACCcgggcgcccctcccccacctgcgcTGCTCTCCGGGGcggggctcccctccccctcccctccgggAGCGGACCCTGCTGATCAGGCGGCCATTAAGCCCGTCCCGCAGCGCGGCTCCGGGGCTGGGGGCTCGCGGACCCTTCCTCTGGTCGGACTCGCAAAGGAAATAGGGCTCGAGAGCAGGAGGGGGCGCCGTCGGCGCAAGCCGACCCCGCGGTGTGCGGAAAGAGAAGAGGTCGAGGGAAGGGGTAGGGTCTTGGAGGTGCGGGGCAGGTGCGGGGCGCgtgcggggcgcctgggtgggccTAACCCGGCCGGAGGCGCGGAGGGCCGACCCCAGGGTCGGGATGAGCGGGGTCTTGCCGTCCGATCTCCCCCGAGGTCATTACCGCGGGTTTGGGCGGGATGCACAGGAGGCGAGCCCGCTCCGGCCTCTGGCCACGCTGCTGGGACCCGCGCGAGGTTAAGTCCAAATCGTGCGCGGGAACTTTGGGTAATGGAGAGCCACAGCCGGACCCTGAACAGAACCGC
Coding sequences:
- the HCFC1R1 gene encoding host cell factor C1 regulator 1 isoform X1: MILQQPLERGPPGRAQRDPRAASGTPRAQDVSSPLRGAVPMSTKRRLEEEQEPLRKQFLSEENMATHFSRLSLHNDHPYCSPPMVFPPSLPPLRSPCSELLLWRYPGNLIPEALRLLRLGDSPTPHYPATQTGEMMEL
- the HCFC1R1 gene encoding host cell factor C1 regulator 1 isoform X2, whose translation is MILQQPLERGPPGRAQRDPRAASGTPRAQDVREPLRKQFLSEENMATHFSRLSLHNDHPYCSPPMVFPPSLPPLRSPCSELLLWRYPGNLIPEALRLLRLGDSPTPHYPATQTGEMMEL
- the TNFRSF12A gene encoding tumor necrosis factor receptor superfamily member 12A, giving the protein MVLGPLRPLPRLLVLGLGLALLGAAAGERVPGTTPCSRGSSWSADLDKCMDCASCPARPHSDFCLGCAAAPPASFPLLWPILGGALSLALVLGLLSGFLVWRRCRRREKFTTPIEETGGEGCPGVALIQ